In Halopelagius inordinatus, a single genomic region encodes these proteins:
- a CDS encoding DUF7563 family protein, producing the protein MPECQNCGSFVTPAYARVFAPTEMEDPRVCPYCDDMVRDGADVRKARSPRNS; encoded by the coding sequence ATGCCCGAGTGCCAGAACTGCGGTTCGTTCGTGACGCCCGCATACGCACGGGTCTTCGCCCCCACCGAGATGGAAGACCCCCGCGTCTGTCCGTACTGTGACGACATGGTACGCGACGGTGCGGACGTGAGAAAGGCCCGTTCTCCGAGAAACTCCTGA
- a CDS encoding helix-turn-helix transcriptional regulator yields the protein MTRLAPTASCALVALLVALAVFGGGSAPASAQSTATIAGTQIAPDDVSLRIALRPNGTAAWEVEYRVRLDDENETEAFESVRSDIRANESPYISEFGSRMDATASTAENSTERSMSVENVDVSASRQQLPQEYGIITYSFTWTNFSAVEDGQIRAGDALAGFFLDGETSLLVTWPEGYEAESVSPDPNDRRTRTIVWHGPIDFGPGEPTLVLTETPPAESSSATATQASADEEGSSGNSVAVLGALALLAVGIVGGGWTLYRRYEGEQTPRDAEPSGRASATGGDDSTAPRETNDSEAPDESATGDVSAGGAGDAGDVTGDDADEMPWEDELLSNEERVLALVEHEGGRLKQQEVAQTLDWTDAKTSQVVRKMRDAGTLEAFRLGRENVLVLPEESDDGPGAE from the coding sequence ATGACTCGTCTCGCACCCACCGCATCGTGCGCCCTCGTTGCCCTCCTCGTCGCCCTCGCCGTCTTCGGCGGCGGTTCGGCCCCGGCGTCGGCTCAATCGACGGCGACTATCGCCGGGACCCAGATAGCTCCCGACGACGTCTCCCTCCGAATCGCGCTCCGACCGAACGGCACCGCAGCGTGGGAAGTCGAGTACCGCGTCCGACTCGACGACGAGAACGAGACGGAGGCGTTCGAGTCGGTCCGAAGCGACATCCGGGCGAACGAGTCGCCCTACATCTCGGAGTTTGGCTCTCGGATGGACGCGACGGCCTCGACGGCCGAAAACTCCACCGAGCGCTCGATGAGCGTCGAGAACGTGGACGTCTCCGCCTCCCGACAGCAACTGCCGCAGGAGTACGGCATCATCACCTACTCGTTCACCTGGACGAACTTCTCTGCCGTCGAGGACGGGCAGATTCGCGCGGGCGACGCGCTTGCGGGGTTCTTCCTCGACGGGGAAACCTCGCTTCTCGTGACGTGGCCCGAGGGGTACGAAGCGGAGTCGGTGTCGCCCGACCCGAACGACCGACGGACGCGAACCATCGTCTGGCACGGTCCGATCGACTTCGGACCCGGCGAACCGACACTCGTTCTCACCGAGACGCCGCCGGCCGAATCATCGTCGGCGACGGCGACGCAGGCGTCGGCCGACGAAGAGGGGTCCTCCGGGAACAGCGTCGCCGTCCTCGGTGCGTTGGCACTCCTCGCCGTCGGAATCGTCGGCGGCGGATGGACGCTGTACCGCCGATACGAGGGCGAGCAGACGCCCCGCGACGCCGAACCGAGCGGTCGCGCCTCCGCCACCGGCGGCGACGATTCCACCGCGCCCCGAGAGACCAACGACTCGGAGGCACCCGACGAGTCGGCGACAGGGGATGTCTCGGCGGGCGGCGCGGGCGACGCGGGCGACGTCACCGGCGACGACGCCGACGAGATGCCGTGGGAGGACGAACTCCTCAGCAACGAGGAGCGCGTGTTGGCCCTCGTCGAACACGAGGGCGGCCGGTTGAAACAGCAGGAAGTCGCACAGACGCTCGATTGGACCGACGCCAAGACGAGTCAGGTCGTCCGCAAGATGCGCGACGCGGGAACGCTGGAGGCGTTCCGCCTCGGGCGCGAGAACGTCCTCGTGTTGCCCGAGGAGTCCGACGACGGACCGGGGGCAGAATAA
- a CDS encoding DUF7096 domain-containing protein — translation MRRVTVLFAVVFVVVAAVPVGAVAAGSQVAETPADTPTETTATGSETADANTTETSDNDSDRIAPGEQLAGVVAVQRAEIDGELESRSFGTRVSEAATNDSKARVVADQMNESRERLDELRERRSELRAAREAGNVSRGRYNAEAARLTAEIRSLQRLLDRSSDAARELPEETRRSNGIDSEAVERLRTDARNLSGDEVSATARRVAGPNVGNGLADEEKPGNRRNESNENSEADAPGRSDERGPSRANGDADAPGRSDERDRGVDSAPGRATDEADGDGDSSAVAPGRSAGTIGGDNETEVNGTDRPGNSGVGRERGDGDSNGANGPTNSNAPRGPNAGFDGLRSSLYSLVSR, via the coding sequence ATGAGGCGAGTGACTGTACTCTTTGCCGTCGTGTTCGTCGTCGTCGCCGCGGTACCGGTGGGCGCGGTTGCCGCCGGGAGTCAGGTGGCGGAGACGCCCGCGGACACGCCGACAGAGACGACAGCGACGGGAAGCGAGACGGCGGACGCCAACACCACAGAGACGAGCGACAACGACTCGGACCGCATTGCGCCGGGCGAGCAACTCGCGGGCGTCGTCGCCGTCCAACGGGCCGAAATCGACGGCGAACTCGAATCTCGGTCGTTCGGAACTCGGGTATCGGAGGCGGCGACCAACGACTCGAAGGCCCGCGTCGTCGCCGACCAGATGAACGAGAGTCGCGAACGTCTCGACGAACTTCGAGAACGCCGCAGCGAACTCCGGGCGGCCCGCGAGGCGGGCAACGTCTCTCGGGGCCGGTACAACGCGGAGGCGGCCCGACTGACCGCCGAGATACGCTCGCTCCAACGCCTGTTGGACCGGTCGTCCGACGCCGCGCGGGAACTCCCCGAGGAGACCAGGCGGTCGAACGGAATCGACTCGGAGGCGGTCGAACGCCTCCGGACCGACGCGCGCAACCTCTCGGGCGACGAGGTGTCCGCCACCGCGAGGCGCGTCGCCGGACCGAACGTCGGTAACGGACTCGCGGACGAGGAGAAGCCCGGTAACCGGAGAAACGAGAGCAACGAGAACTCCGAGGCGGACGCGCCCGGTCGGTCGGACGAACGCGGGCCGTCGCGGGCGAACGGCGACGCCGACGCACCCGGTCGGTCGGACGAACGCGACCGGGGCGTCGATTCCGCACCCGGACGCGCGACCGACGAAGCCGACGGCGACGGCGACTCGTCGGCAGTCGCTCCCGGACGTTCGGCTGGAACCATCGGCGGAGATAACGAGACCGAAGTGAACGGTACAGACAGGCCCGGGAACTCCGGGGTCGGTCGGGAACGCGGCGACGGCGACTCGAACGGCGCGAACGGCCCGACGAACTCGAACGCCCCTCGCGGACCGAACGCCGGTTTCGACGGTCTCCGCTCGTCTCTTTACTCGCTCGTTAGTCGGTGA
- a CDS encoding GNAT family N-acetyltransferase, with protein MREADEGAAPSPAVVDRPSMDEVDALTDLWVDLAASQRAYRSHIRGSENRGTIRDAMARHVVTDGIRVARVDGEVVGFVMFGLERGEYVQDVTRGVVRNIYVEPSARNRGVGSDLLSTAERELRDADADAITLDVMADNGEARRFYQRHGYRPHRVGFEKRVESDTHSKED; from the coding sequence ATGAGGGAAGCCGACGAGGGGGCCGCGCCGAGTCCCGCGGTGGTCGACCGGCCGTCGATGGACGAGGTAGACGCCCTCACGGATCTGTGGGTCGACCTCGCCGCGAGTCAGAGAGCGTACCGCTCGCACATCCGCGGTTCGGAGAACCGCGGGACGATTCGCGACGCGATGGCGCGCCACGTCGTCACGGACGGTATCCGAGTCGCCCGCGTCGACGGCGAGGTGGTCGGATTCGTCATGTTCGGCTTAGAACGCGGTGAGTACGTCCAAGACGTGACCCGCGGCGTCGTTCGGAACATCTACGTCGAACCGTCGGCCCGAAACCGCGGCGTCGGGTCGGACCTGCTCTCGACCGCGGAGCGAGAACTCCGCGACGCCGACGCCGACGCGATAACGCTCGACGTCATGGCCGACAACGGCGAAGCGCGGCGGTTCTACCAGCGACACGGCTACCGTCCGCACCGCGTGGGATTCGAGAAACGGGTCGAAAGCGATACACACTCAAAGGAGGACTGA
- a CDS encoding branched-chain amino acid ABC transporter permease encodes MRGLVIGLAGIGLSMTYSILNFANFAHGDYITAGAFSGWATTYLVAGLGRADIGALLLVGAGGSVYGGTLGIGITSTPLAIVLGLLVAGVFTIVLSLVVDRTVFRPIRDEDGITLLITSIGIAFALRYLMQFVFGSDVRGTTAQPPSFSLYLVDGAIRINMHDLTLAVVAGGLMLGVHLLLQRTKLGKAMRAMSDNEDLARVTGIPTERVVRSVWIIGGGLTGVAGYTFILWKGTLGFNDGWLLLLLIFAAVILGGIGSVYGAIAGGLVIGLTASLSVIWIPSAFARAAAFVVMIVILLVKPEGLFSGRSTA; translated from the coding sequence ATGCGCGGACTGGTCATCGGTCTCGCGGGAATCGGACTGTCGATGACGTACAGCATCCTGAACTTCGCGAACTTCGCTCACGGCGACTACATCACCGCCGGAGCGTTCTCCGGGTGGGCGACGACCTACCTCGTCGCCGGACTGGGGCGCGCTGACATCGGCGCGTTGCTTCTCGTCGGTGCCGGTGGGTCCGTCTACGGCGGAACGCTCGGCATCGGAATCACGTCCACTCCGCTCGCGATCGTGCTCGGCTTGCTCGTGGCGGGGGTCTTCACCATCGTCCTGTCGCTGGTCGTCGACCGCACCGTCTTCCGACCGATTCGCGACGAAGACGGCATCACGCTTCTCATCACGAGTATCGGTATCGCCTTCGCGCTTCGCTACCTGATGCAGTTCGTCTTCGGGTCCGACGTGCGCGGGACGACCGCTCAACCGCCGTCGTTCTCGCTGTATCTCGTCGACGGCGCGATTCGAATCAACATGCACGACCTGACGCTCGCCGTCGTCGCGGGGGGTCTCATGCTCGGCGTCCACCTTCTCCTCCAACGGACGAAACTCGGGAAGGCGATGCGCGCGATGTCCGACAACGAGGACCTCGCCCGCGTCACCGGCATCCCGACCGAACGGGTCGTCCGTTCCGTGTGGATCATCGGTGGGGGTCTCACCGGCGTCGCGGGCTACACGTTCATCCTCTGGAAGGGGACGCTCGGATTCAACGACGGCTGGCTCCTCTTGCTTCTCATCTTCGCCGCGGTCATCTTAGGCGGCATCGGATCCGTCTACGGTGCAATCGCGGGCGGCCTCGTCATCGGTCTCACGGCGTCGCTTTCGGTCATCTGGATACCGTCGGCGTTCGCTCGGGCGGCGGCGTTCGTCGTCATGATCGTCATCTTACTCGTGAAACCCGAAGGTCTCTTCAGCGGGAGGTCGACCGCATGA
- a CDS encoding branched-chain amino acid ABC transporter permease, translated as MSVRADFTDRVPGGDAGLILATLAVVYAAYVAVGLALGYSLRGQLNTIAVLTFYIGVFAMLSLALNLHWGYTGLFNIGIVGFMAVGVYVMALVSKPVYEAGGAAQVGGLGLPLVVGIIAGMLAAALLGLVIALPALRLRADYLAIVTIAMSEIVRFSFLSGQFQQFQLFGKRVGFGGGSGLILDYPDPINAFFSVFGLWDAYRGFVGWFGATFDLNNPMPVANGLVYGAMLLAMVAAYFWLLKRTGESPFGRVLKAIREDEDVANSLGKNTNEFKIKSFMLGCALMGLAGILWLMTQGAVTPNFFRPRVTFFVWIALIIGGAGSNTGSVLGGAIFAAVLYQGPRYFKNLVEIVLPTSNAPNGFGQAVAPLVSNLDPLPFVLYTIDSIRQLQLVIMGLVLIWLMHNRPEGLLGHRKETAASIPLGRPNESTAATDGGVDDDSTARRTQSDGGETDE; from the coding sequence ATGAGCGTTCGAGCGGACTTCACGGACCGCGTCCCCGGCGGCGACGCGGGCCTCATTCTCGCGACGCTCGCAGTCGTCTACGCCGCGTACGTCGCCGTGGGGTTGGCCCTCGGCTACTCGCTGCGCGGCCAACTCAACACCATCGCCGTTCTGACGTTCTACATCGGTGTGTTCGCGATGCTCAGTCTCGCGTTGAACCTCCACTGGGGGTACACTGGGCTGTTCAACATCGGCATCGTCGGCTTCATGGCCGTCGGCGTCTACGTGATGGCTCTCGTCTCGAAACCGGTGTACGAGGCCGGCGGCGCGGCGCAGGTCGGCGGACTCGGTCTCCCCCTCGTCGTCGGCATCATCGCGGGGATGCTCGCGGCCGCACTCCTCGGGTTGGTGATCGCGTTACCGGCGCTTCGGTTGCGCGCGGACTACCTCGCCATCGTCACCATCGCGATGTCGGAAATCGTCCGCTTCTCGTTTCTCTCCGGTCAGTTCCAGCAGTTCCAACTGTTCGGCAAGCGCGTCGGCTTCGGCGGCGGGTCGGGACTCATCCTCGACTACCCGGACCCGATCAACGCGTTCTTCTCCGTGTTCGGCCTGTGGGACGCCTACCGCGGGTTCGTCGGCTGGTTCGGGGCGACGTTCGACCTGAACAACCCGATGCCAGTCGCGAACGGCTTGGTCTACGGCGCGATGCTTTTGGCCATGGTCGCGGCGTACTTCTGGCTCCTGAAGCGGACCGGCGAGTCGCCGTTCGGCCGGGTCCTCAAGGCCATCCGCGAGGACGAGGACGTGGCCAACTCCCTCGGGAAGAACACGAACGAGTTCAAGATCAAGTCGTTCATGCTCGGCTGCGCGCTGATGGGACTCGCCGGAATCCTCTGGCTTATGACCCAGGGCGCGGTGACGCCGAACTTCTTCCGCCCGCGCGTGACGTTCTTCGTCTGGATCGCGCTCATCATCGGCGGCGCGGGGTCGAACACCGGCAGCGTCCTCGGCGGCGCGATATTCGCGGCCGTCCTCTACCAGGGGCCGCGCTACTTCAAAAACCTCGTCGAGATAGTGCTGCCGACGTCGAACGCGCCGAACGGGTTCGGACAGGCGGTGGCACCGCTGGTCTCGAACCTCGACCCGCTTCCGTTCGTGCTGTACACGATAGACAGCATCCGACAGCTTCAACTCGTCATCATGGGCCTCGTCCTCATCTGGCTGATGCACAACCGACCCGAAGGGCTCCTCGGCCACCGCAAGGAGACGGCCGCGAGCATCCCGCTCGGCAGGCCGAACGAATCTACCGCCGCGACCGACGGAGGCGTCGACGACGACTCGACGGCACGTCGGACGCAGTCCGACGGAGGTGAGACCGATGAGTGA
- a CDS encoding ABC transporter ATP-binding protein produces MSETDPGTDADDAPEPAGSGSLDLGTGPDISSDYPLRVEDLHKSFGGITAVDGASFEVERGSLTGLIGPNGAGKSTTFNLITGMLTPDSGTVTFDGADVTGLEPHQIANRGMVRTFQIARELGDMTVLENMMLAPKAQRGERLWRSVTPGVRDDVIAQESELLERVWEVLDFFDIAHIAEEYAGNLSGGQRKLLEMARALLTDPDMLLLDEPFAGVNPTLEKRLLEHIHELREQGYTFLLVEHDMDLIMKNCEHVIVLHQGRVLMEGDPEEVKSNEDVIEAYLGGNV; encoded by the coding sequence ATGAGTGAGACCGACCCGGGCACCGACGCCGACGACGCGCCGGAACCGGCCGGTTCGGGCTCTCTCGACCTCGGAACCGGGCCGGACATCTCGTCTGACTACCCGCTTCGTGTCGAGGACCTCCACAAGTCCTTCGGCGGTATCACCGCCGTCGACGGCGCGTCCTTCGAGGTCGAACGCGGCAGTCTCACCGGGCTCATCGGCCCGAACGGCGCTGGCAAGTCCACGACGTTCAACCTCATCACGGGCATGCTGACTCCCGACTCGGGAACGGTCACGTTCGACGGGGCGGACGTGACGGGACTCGAACCGCACCAGATAGCCAACCGCGGGATGGTCCGGACGTTCCAAATCGCCCGCGAACTGGGCGACATGACCGTCTTAGAGAACATGATGCTCGCTCCGAAGGCGCAACGGGGCGAACGGCTCTGGCGGTCGGTCACGCCGGGTGTCCGCGACGACGTCATCGCACAGGAGTCGGAACTCCTCGAACGCGTCTGGGAGGTGTTGGACTTCTTCGACATCGCCCACATCGCAGAGGAGTACGCGGGCAACCTCTCTGGCGGACAGCGGAAACTGTTAGAGATGGCGCGGGCGCTACTCACCGACCCGGATATGCTCCTCTTGGACGAACCGTTCGCCGGCGTCAACCCGACGCTCGAAAAACGACTGCTCGAACACATCCACGAACTCCGCGAACAGGGCTACACGTTCCTGTTGGTCGAACACGACATGGACCTCATCATGAAGAACTGCGAACACGTCATCGTCCTCCACCAAGGGCGCGTCCTCATGGAGGGCGACCCGGAGGAGGTCAAATCCAACGAAGACGTCATCGAGGCGTACCTCGGAGGGAACGTATGA
- a CDS encoding ABC transporter ATP-binding protein, with amino-acid sequence MSGAVRAEDADSREGEAALLRVRNLDAGYGDLQILTDVDMDVYDGEYVTIVGPNGAGKSTMMKSVFGLTTLMGGTVRFADDDVTGLKPEDIIHKGIGYVPQNDNVFASLTVEENLEMGAYILDEVPQDAMRAVYDRFPILEERRDQKAGTMSGGQQQMLAMGRALMLQPDLLLLDEPSAGLAPDLVDDMFDRIDAINEDGTAILMVEQNAKEALRRCDRGYVLANGQNRYVDTGDALLGDEQVRKDFLGG; translated from the coding sequence ATGAGCGGCGCTGTCAGGGCCGAGGACGCGGATTCCCGCGAGGGTGAGGCGGCTCTCCTCCGCGTCCGGAACTTAGACGCCGGGTACGGCGACTTGCAGATTCTCACGGACGTGGACATGGACGTCTACGACGGCGAGTACGTCACCATCGTCGGCCCCAACGGGGCGGGCAAGTCGACGATGATGAAGTCCGTCTTCGGACTGACGACCCTGATGGGCGGGACGGTCAGGTTCGCGGACGACGACGTGACGGGTCTCAAACCGGAGGACATCATCCACAAGGGCATCGGCTACGTCCCCCAGAACGACAACGTCTTCGCCTCTCTGACGGTCGAGGAGAACTTGGAGATGGGCGCGTACATCTTAGACGAGGTACCGCAAGACGCCATGCGGGCGGTGTACGACCGCTTTCCCATCCTCGAAGAACGACGCGACCAGAAGGCCGGGACGATGTCCGGCGGGCAACAGCAGATGCTCGCGATGGGGCGCGCGTTGATGCTCCAACCGGACCTCCTGCTGTTGGACGAACCCTCGGCCGGACTCGCCCCGGACCTCGTAGACGACATGTTCGACCGAATCGACGCCATCAACGAGGACGGCACGGCCATCCTGATGGTCGAACAGAACGCGAAGGAGGCGCTCCGGCGGTGTGACCGCGGCTACGTCCTCGCGAACGGGCAGAACCGCTACGTCGACACCGGCGACGCGTTGCTCGGCGACGAACAGGTCCGCAAGGACTTCCTCGGCGGATAG
- a CDS encoding ABC transporter substrate-binding protein: MARDIVRRDFLKRVGAAGAVGAAGLSGCIGSPGEGGGGGGGGGPEGLVVIGYPESGIQLFRDYYSQSDGQEEILVPDGLRDGSMPGQVGNDMENVTGTAPAAGGPNQEAFASMFESEYNSAPSVFTAQSYDSVALLLLANAAAGENNGAALRDQMRRIANPGGTEIGPENFIEGIEAAANGEDINYQGASSATNFNEDGDPASAAYSIWEFAPDEESTTQVETQNFEGDNPDGSGPSADSGPGGSDRELSVGILLPETGDLASVGQPMIQAAQLPAKQVNDENPAGLTVNAQIEDTQTSPDSGVSAAQSLVSAGVPGVCGSASSGVNVPVSQQAFIPNEVVGCSPSSTALSVSNLEDNDFIFRTAPSDFLQGRVMAQVMSERLEAGSVSTLYVNNDYGQQLSERFTSVFEDEFDGDVYNQVAFNIGESSYSSVIESALSGSEN, translated from the coding sequence ATGGCACGTGATATCGTACGGCGAGACTTTCTGAAACGCGTCGGTGCGGCGGGAGCCGTCGGCGCAGCAGGACTATCGGGCTGTATCGGCAGTCCGGGAGAGGGTGGCGGCGGCGGAGGTGGAGGCGGACCCGAGGGGCTGGTCGTCATCGGCTACCCCGAGAGTGGTATCCAGTTGTTCCGCGACTACTACAGCCAGAGCGACGGACAAGAGGAGATTCTCGTCCCCGACGGACTCCGAGACGGGTCGATGCCCGGGCAGGTGGGCAACGACATGGAGAACGTCACCGGAACCGCACCGGCCGCGGGCGGTCCGAATCAGGAGGCGTTCGCGTCGATGTTCGAATCGGAGTACAACAGCGCGCCGAGCGTCTTCACCGCGCAGTCGTACGACTCGGTCGCGCTCTTGCTCCTCGCGAACGCCGCCGCGGGCGAGAACAACGGGGCCGCGCTGCGAGACCAGATGCGGCGCATCGCCAACCCCGGCGGGACGGAAATCGGCCCGGAGAACTTCATAGAGGGGATAGAGGCGGCCGCGAACGGCGAGGACATCAACTATCAGGGCGCGTCCTCGGCGACCAACTTCAACGAGGACGGCGACCCCGCCTCCGCGGCGTACTCCATCTGGGAGTTCGCGCCCGACGAGGAGTCCACGACCCAAGTGGAGACGCAGAACTTCGAGGGAGACAACCCCGACGGGAGCGGACCCTCCGCCGACAGCGGACCCGGCGGTTCGGACCGCGAACTCTCCGTCGGAATCCTCCTGCCGGAGACGGGTGACCTCGCGTCCGTCGGTCAGCCGATGATTCAGGCCGCGCAACTGCCGGCGAAACAGGTCAACGACGAGAACCCCGCCGGTCTCACCGTGAACGCCCAGATAGAAGACACGCAGACGTCGCCGGACTCCGGCGTCTCGGCGGCCCAGTCGCTCGTCAGCGCGGGCGTCCCCGGCGTCTGCGGGTCGGCCTCTTCGGGCGTGAACGTCCCCGTCTCTCAGCAGGCGTTCATCCCGAACGAAGTCGTCGGCTGTTCGCCGTCCTCGACGGCACTTTCGGTGTCGAACCTCGAAGACAACGACTTCATCTTCCGGACTGCACCCTCGGACTTCCTACAGGGCCGCGTCATGGCGCAGGTGATGTCCGAACGCCTCGAAGCCGGGTCCGTCTCGACGCTGTACGTCAACAACGACTACGGACAGCAGCTTTCAGAGCGGTTCACCAGCGTCTTCGAAGACGAGTTCGACGGCGACGTCTACAACCAAGTCGCCTTCAACATCGGCGAGTCCTCGTACTCGTCCGTCATCGAGTCGGCGCTGTCCGGTTCGGAGAACTGA
- the udk gene encoding uridine kinase — translation MTIPSFVIGIAGGTGAGKTTVARLVTENVGESVTRIPLDNYYADQSHLDLREREALNYDHPSAFEWELLREQLATLLEGREIQMPQYDFEVHNRKEETVPVEPTDVVILEGILALYDEEINEMLDLRLFVETDADVRILRRIQRDVIDRGRDLEGVIDQYLSTVKPMHEQFIEPSKKHADLIIPEGANSVAVNILEEKVQAEVGGDAPRDWERESPEQEIADRVALDDE, via the coding sequence ATGACCATCCCCTCGTTCGTGATCGGTATCGCCGGTGGGACCGGCGCGGGGAAGACGACGGTGGCGCGACTCGTCACGGAGAACGTCGGCGAGTCGGTCACGCGAATCCCACTCGACAACTACTACGCGGACCAGAGCCACCTCGACCTCCGGGAACGGGAGGCGCTCAACTACGACCACCCCTCGGCGTTCGAGTGGGAGTTGCTCCGCGAGCAGTTGGCGACGCTCCTCGAAGGCCGAGAGATACAGATGCCGCAGTACGACTTCGAGGTGCACAACCGCAAAGAGGAGACCGTCCCCGTCGAACCGACGGACGTCGTCATCCTCGAAGGAATCCTCGCGCTCTACGACGAGGAGATAAACGAGATGCTCGACCTGCGCCTGTTTGTCGAAACCGACGCCGACGTCCGCATCCTCCGTCGCATCCAACGCGACGTCATCGACCGGGGCCGCGACTTGGAGGGCGTCATAGACCAGTATCTCTCGACGGTCAAGCCGATGCACGAGCAGTTCATCGAACCGTCGAAGAAACACGCAGACCTCATCATCCCCGAGGGAGCAAACAGCGTCGCCGTCAACATCTTAGAGGAGAAAGTGCAGGCGGAAGTCGGCGGCGACGCCCCCCGCGACTGGGAACGGGAGTCGCCCGAACAGGAGATCGCAGACCGGGTCGCTCTCGACGACGAGTAA